Within the Pseudomonas fulva genome, the region TTCTCGAAGTACATGGCCTGGTGGCTGGACGGCATGCCCAGCACCAGGTGCTCGATCTTCTTCGCCTTCTGCGGGGTGAGGCGACCTTCGGCGTTCTGCAGGTAATAATCACCGTAGACGTAACGTGGCTTGCTCTGTGCCTTGTCGATGGCGTCGGCGACCTTCTGCAGCACGTTCTCGTCGTAGAAGAAGTCGCCGCTGTTGAGGAACAGGGTGTAGCCCTCGGTCGCCGAGCCCTTGATCAGGCCCTTGTTCATGGCGTCGTAGAGGCCCTTGTCACGCTCGCAGGTGATCTCGGCATAGGGCTCGTCGATGGTCGCCAGCCACTCGGCGCCGCCGTCCGTGGAGGCGCCGTCGACGACGATCCAGCGGAAGTTGCGGTAGGTCTGGGCAGCCACACTCTGGTAGGTCTGCTTGAGACCCTCCAGGTTATTCCAGTTGATGGTTACGATACTGAATTGGGTCATGGCGTGTGCCTCTGATCTCACGAGTCGGGGATGCTTGCGCGGCGTAGGCGCGGGAGTAGTACAGGAAGCAGGCGGCGCCGATGCCCAGAATATCGCCGCCGTACATCAGGGAGTTGGACAGGAACATGTTGAGCATCTGGAACCAGAAGATCAGCTGGAAGGCGCTGAGCAGCGGGCCCTTGTTGGGGCAGCGCTTCATGATGCGCAGGTAGCCGACGTAGAAGATCAGCGCGATCAGCGGCGTGAGGAACCCGTAGCGGTAGTACACGCCGAAGATGCCCACGTCCGACAGGTAGAAGTGCGGGTTGTAGAGGGCGCTGAAACCGCCTTTCCACTGCAGCGACAGCGAGCCCATGCCGATGTACAGGTTGTCCGCCACCGCGCCGATGATGATGGACGTGGTGTTGTCGCGCACGCCCGGGCCGGTGGTGGCTTCGTCGAGCAACGCCTGGAACTTGTCGAACTGGGCGTAGTAGAACTCCGGGAACATGAAGAACGAGGCCACCAGGATGGTCGCGGCCAGCAGGCCCAGCTTGAGCAGCGAGTCGATGCGGTCGCGGAAGATCCACAGACCGGCCAGGCACCAGATGATCATGGTCTGGCGGGTCTGCAGCACCAGCCACAGGTAGGACGCGAAGAACAGCAGGGTGCAGACCTTGGGCAGCGAGATACGGTCCTTCATGCTGTACATCAGCATGAAGGCGCAGATGGTCACGTAGCTCGAGCCGATGCGGAAGCGATTGGGGCGCAGCAGCACGTCGCCGGCGTCCTTGGCATCCACGGTAAAGGACACGTTGGTGTTTTCCGGGATGATCCCGAAGTAGTAGCAGTAGCCCACGAAGGCGCAGGCCAGGCCCGAGTAGAGAAAGAAGGTCTCCAGGTGCTTCTGGGTGGGCGCGGTCTTGATCATCAGGAACAGCGCCGGGAAGAACACCAGGTAGGCGAAGCTGCGGCGCTCCTCGAGCAGGCCGTAGATGAACGGCTGGTCGAAGTTGAGCTCGGCCATGATCGCCGAGACGACCGGCAGCACCAGGCCCATGAAGATGATCCACAGGCTGGTCTTGGACTGGTAGATACGCTTCCAGACCAGGAACAGTGCCCCGGAGGCGCCCAGCAGCCCGAGCAGCCACAGCTCGCGCAGGTAGGGGATGCCAGCCTTCTTGTCGTCGGTCAGAAAGAAACAGGCCGAGTTCAGGACAAACAAGATCAGCAGCAGATTGCGGTATGCCAGGAGTTGCTTGAACAAGCTCGCCTTCCCATATCGAAATTGTCTTGGCTCGCAGGCGCCGCCGCGTAGGCGTGGCTCGCGAGGTATCTAGTACAGCGCCTGCAAATAGTCGCGGGTATTGCTGTGGATGCGCGGTTCGTCGCGCATCTGCTCGATCGGCCACCAGCGGTAGCGACCATGTTGCACGCTGGGCGGCTGCAGGCTCTG harbors:
- a CDS encoding glycosyltransferase, coding for MTQFSIVTINWNNLEGLKQTYQSVAAQTYRNFRWIVVDGASTDGGAEWLATIDEPYAEITCERDKGLYDAMNKGLIKGSATEGYTLFLNSGDFFYDENVLQKVADAIDKAQSKPRYVYGDYYLQNAEGRLTPQKAKKIEHLVLGMPSSHQAMYFENERLRNVRFRDDFKLSADYCMIVEFLQGQDHQRDVLKIDSPLCIFDTTGVSTSRRFDALKEDMRIRREVMKLSPLHSISLYVLHYVHTHSKLLKAALGK